In the Acropora muricata isolate sample 2 chromosome 10, ASM3666990v1, whole genome shotgun sequence genome, one interval contains:
- the LOC136930733 gene encoding transmembrane channel-like protein 3 — protein sequence MFANETKSSSNTVDQLGMEEINAIADKSEMQTKESDSTGESSVTIKKETASSALRKRSPGNLKKDKDLDEVDKNHEKRVLLESDSPNKTPTEEVFSDVFENIQMQLDMIEGLRGKPWTMEQKLEILRDAKSYVDAHSSDLNRLQHFKESRIRFFRHLKRQFQNFIVFFIPWEKRIKNIQGYFGAGIGSFFLFLRSLVWMNFVLLTFITIFIVVPQLMSPSTAFRIPESEKSTAQRLTAVLDAKGYLEYSFLFYGYYGNELIQVGVVTYPLPLAYFVVFMGTYLFSIIIVLRAITHEQRMVKSSGQGDQYPFGWRVFSAWDFLITERETAENKLASLTTAIKEQILEAVEQGKTTNKKLQIVLRVCANVLVLGVLSASAYLIYLVVKRSDDREKEGRAPTVLEQYEISLAITGMNAVCPVFFKLIAMMEQYHPRTALYWELTRIMFLYLGNMYVLVISLLNKINQSKANFSSVPSFENVVNQTLTNVPTGTVNTTVGSLCWETAVGQELFKLTIIDLVALVFSVINGDLIVSLVVRFLNCFQGRLLDLETILGYPEFKLAENVLQLINSQGLIW from the exons atgtTCGCAAATGAGACGAAATCATCCTCGAATACAGTAG ACCAATTAGGGATGGAAGAAATCAATGCAATTGCGGACAAATCAGAAATGCAAACCAAAGAAAGTGATTCAACTGGGGAATCAtcagtgactatcaaaaaggaGACCGCTTCATCAGCATTAAGAAAACGCTCGCctggaaatttaaaaaaagacaaagatcTCGATGAAGTGGATAAAAATCACGAGAAGAGAGTGCTCTTGGAAAG TGATTCTCCGAATAAAACACCGACAGAAGAAGTGTTTTCAGATGTGTTTGAGAACATTCAGATGCAACTGGACATGATTGAGGGTCTGAGAGGAAAACCATGGACCATGGAGCAGAAATTAGAGATTCTAAG aGATGCAAAAAGCTATGTGGACGCACATTCAAGCGATTTGAATAGACTACAGCATTTCAAAGAGTCTCGCATAAGG TTTTTTCGGCATTTGAAAAGACAGTTTCAAAACTTCATAGTGTTTTTCATCCCTTGGGAAAAGAGGATAAAAAATATCCAAG GTTATTTCGGCGCTGGTATTGGCTCATTCTTCCTGTTTTTACGTTCTCTCGTCTGGATGAATTTTGTCCTGTTAACTTTCATCACAATATTCATTGTGGTTCCGCAG CTTATGAGTCCCTCGACAGCTTTCAGGATCCCAGAAAGTGAAAAGAGTACAGCCCAGAGACTAACGGCTGTCCTTGACGCAAAG GGCTACCTGGAGTATTCGTTCCTATTTTATGGTTACTATGGAAACGAGCTGATCCAAGTAGGCGTGGTCACGTATCCGCTGCCTCTTGCATATTTTGTCGTGTTCATGGGCACTTATCTCTTCAGCATTATCATCGTCCTCAGAGC GATTACTCATGAACAACGGATGGTGAAGTCCTCTGGACAGGGTGATCAATATCCATTTGGTTGGCGTGTTTTCTCTGCGTGGGATTTCCTAATAACTGAGAGAGAGACGGCTGAGAACAAACTGGCCTCGCTTACCACCGCAATTAAA GAACAAATACTGGAGGCTGTTGAGCAAGGGAAAACCACAAACAA GAAACTCCAAATAGTTCTTCGTGTATGCGCCAATGTTCTTGTCCTTGGGGTCTTAAGCGCCAGTGCCTACTTAATTTACCTGGTGGTGAAACGTTCCGATGACCGAGAAAAGGAAGGGAGGGCCCCCACGGTATTGGAACAATATGAG ATATCTCTCGCCATCACTGGTATGAATGCTGTTTGTCCAGTGTTTTTCAAGCTAATAGCGATGATGGAGCAGTATCATCCCAGAACTGCACTTTACTGGGAGTTGACAAG AATAATGTTTTTATATCTTGGAAACATGTACGTATTGGTGATATCActtcttaacaaaattaatcaG TCGAAGGCAAATTTTTCAAGCGTCCCGTCCTTTGAAAACGTTGTCAATCAAACTTTGACTAACGTACCCACGGGCACAGTGAATACCACAGTTG GTTCCTTGTGCTGGGAGACTGCTGTGGGCCAGGAGCTGTTCAAACTGACAATCATTGATCTTGTAGCCCTGGTATTTAGTGTCATAAATGGTGATTTGATTGTCTCGCTTGTTGTCAGATTTCTCAACTGCTTTCAAGGCCGACTCTTAGATCTTGAAACAATA TTGGGTTACCCAGAATTTAAACTCGCCGAGAACGTGTTGCAGTTAATTAATAGTCAAGGTTTGATATGGTAA